From one Lycium ferocissimum isolate CSIRO_LF1 chromosome 7, AGI_CSIRO_Lferr_CH_V1, whole genome shotgun sequence genomic stretch:
- the LOC132062072 gene encoding uncharacterized protein LOC132062072, whose product MQTPKHACWILRKIFDARKSVTGNSPLPTILHSLSDLGGFSIKKGYVSMMPQYPKANWSKLVLDKWLIPRHHLIIWMALHNRLSTVDIVTKWGISVQSDCVLCNTQLEETFEHLFCTCQYSNYVWSTLLTWLGYNRLVREWDQKVLWLNQRMSSNKPRACILGLSFAAAIYQI is encoded by the coding sequence ATGCAAACTCCAAAGCACGCCTGCTGGATACTTAGAAAGATCTTTGATGCAAGGAAATCAGTAACTGGAAATTCTCCTCTGCCAACAATACTGCACTCTTTGAGTGACTTAGGAGGATTTAGTATAAAAAAAGGCTATGTTTCCATGATGCCTCAATATCCAAAAGCTAATTGGAGCAAACTGGTCCTTGATAAATGGCTTATTCCAAGACATCATCTCATTATATGGATGGCATTACATAATAGATTGTCTACAGTTGACATAGTTACTAAATGGGGCATTTCTGTCCAATCAGACTGCGTACTATGCAACACTCAACTGGAGGAGACATTTGAGCACTTGTTTTGTACTTGTCAATACTCAAATTATGTGTGGTCTACTCTATTGACATGGCTAGGCTACAACAGACTAGTCAGAGAATGGGACCAGAAGGTCTTATGGCTAAACCAGAGAATGAGCAGCAACAAACCAAGAGCATGCATTTTGGGGCTTAGTTTTGCTGCAGCAATATATCAGATATGA